The following proteins are co-located in the Fluviicola sp. genome:
- the speE gene encoding polyamine aminopropyltransferase produces MSNALGNHILVEFMGCDPHIMNDVSSIERDMVDAALKAGATVINSTFHHFSPYGVSGVVVIQESHLAIHTWPEYGYAAVDLFTCGEMDAWISFDYLKECFGAKNYSALEMKRGAVQLLTRNDFDISSMRQKAGEWTNPEMYTRNVWFTDKDDNQALSLRYTGEVFYDVQSPFQRVRILESPKYGKLLTLDDMFMTTEKDEFHYHEMISHPAMFTHGNAKNILVIGGGDGGTVREFLRHEGVEKVTMVEIDGEVIKACKEHLPGIAASFDHPKLNLIVGDGIAFAKEAANEEFDLVIVDGSDPVGPAEGLFSVEFYRNCHRILKPGGILVAQGESPKFNEQAFTELNITLQHIFGKENAPVSLFFVPTYPTGMWSFQYGLKGSAQPKSITNDAQIDEFVSAKGLKYYNSDIHKASFALPNFVKSLING; encoded by the coding sequence ATGAGTAATGCATTGGGGAACCATATTCTGGTTGAGTTTATGGGGTGCGATCCGCACATTATGAATGATGTATCTTCGATCGAGCGCGACATGGTAGACGCGGCTTTGAAAGCAGGTGCAACTGTGATTAATTCTACATTCCACCATTTTTCTCCATACGGAGTTTCAGGTGTAGTGGTAATTCAAGAAAGCCATTTGGCGATTCATACATGGCCGGAATACGGGTATGCTGCAGTGGATTTATTCACTTGCGGGGAAATGGATGCCTGGATTTCATTCGATTACCTGAAAGAATGTTTTGGTGCCAAGAACTATTCTGCTTTGGAAATGAAGCGTGGAGCAGTTCAGTTATTAACAAGAAATGACTTCGATATCTCTTCGATGCGTCAGAAAGCCGGTGAATGGACAAATCCTGAAATGTATACCCGTAACGTGTGGTTTACAGACAAGGACGATAACCAGGCGCTGTCTTTACGCTATACAGGTGAAGTGTTCTACGATGTTCAATCTCCGTTCCAGCGCGTGCGTATTTTGGAATCTCCTAAGTACGGAAAGTTGCTGACTTTGGACGATATGTTCATGACAACTGAAAAAGATGAATTCCATTACCACGAAATGATCTCCCACCCTGCTATGTTTACTCATGGAAATGCCAAGAACATTTTGGTGATCGGTGGTGGCGACGGTGGAACTGTACGTGAGTTCTTACGCCATGAAGGTGTGGAGAAAGTAACAATGGTGGAAATCGACGGGGAAGTAATCAAAGCATGTAAAGAACATTTACCGGGAATTGCTGCTTCATTCGACCATCCGAAATTGAACCTGATCGTTGGCGACGGAATTGCTTTCGCAAAAGAAGCTGCAAACGAAGAGTTTGATCTGGTAATCGTTGACGGATCGGATCCTGTAGGACCGGCTGAAGGATTATTCTCCGTAGAATTCTACAGAAACTGTCACCGTATTTTGAAACCGGGAGGAATTTTGGTTGCCCAGGGAGAATCTCCTAAATTCAACGAGCAGGCATTTACCGAATTGAACATTACCCTTCAGCATATTTTCGGAAAAGAAAATGCACCGGTGTCTTTGTTCTTCGTTCCTACATACCCAACTGGAATGTGGAGCTTCCAGTACGGATTAAAAGGAAGTGCTCAGCCAAAATCCATTACAAACGATGCTCAAATCGACGAGTTTGTAAGCGCGAAAGGATTGAAATACTACAATTCGGATATTCACAAAGCAAGTTTCGCCTTACCTAATTTCGTGAAAAGCCTGATTAATGGATAA
- the rho gene encoding transcription termination factor Rho: protein MNNKDLDGKLLPELREIAKSLGVKKVESFKKNELIEQIQANSAGTTTTETPKAPAKSKVKKATEPKADAPAADLFSTEAPEAPKTEDIKQDTANAPKEKRKRISTPAATEATVTEVKSEAAATENTEAPKTEAANQEEKPAEKPKPFERLLNKKPQNQQNQRNQNQNQNRQNQQNQNNQGENQNTQNASQNQNNSGNQERPNNNQNRNQNNPGNQDRQNNNQRNQNQNQNRQQHQNQAQQEEKVDEEAYNLVGIVTAEGVLEVIQDGYGFLRSSDYNYLPSPDDVYVSQSQIKLFGLKTGDTVRGTIRPPREGEKFFPLVKVDSINGRDPGYIRDRVPFEYLTPLFPDEKFKLTGHKDESMSTRVMDLFAPIGKGQRGMIVAQPKTGKTMLLKDVANAIAANHPEVYLIVLLIDERPEEVTDMARSVKAEVVASTFDEPADRHVKVANIVLEKAKRMVECGHDVVILLDSITRLARAYNTVSPASGKVLSGGVDANALHKPKRFFGAARKIENGGSLSILATALTETGSKMDEVIFEEFKGTGNMELQLDRKISNRRIYPAIDIIASGTRREDLLVGKDVLQRVWLLRKFIADMNPVEAMEFVKGHMDNTRSNEEFLVSMNS from the coding sequence ATGAATAATAAAGACTTAGACGGTAAGTTATTACCAGAATTAAGGGAAATTGCTAAATCTCTTGGAGTTAAGAAGGTGGAATCATTCAAGAAAAATGAATTGATCGAGCAGATCCAGGCGAATTCAGCGGGCACTACAACTACTGAAACCCCAAAAGCTCCGGCTAAATCAAAGGTGAAAAAAGCTACTGAACCAAAAGCAGATGCTCCTGCTGCCGATCTGTTTTCTACAGAGGCTCCGGAAGCACCAAAGACAGAAGATATCAAGCAAGATACAGCGAATGCCCCTAAGGAAAAACGCAAACGCATTTCAACTCCTGCTGCCACTGAAGCAACGGTAACCGAAGTAAAATCAGAAGCGGCAGCTACTGAAAATACAGAAGCACCAAAGACCGAGGCGGCAAATCAGGAAGAGAAACCTGCTGAGAAACCAAAACCTTTTGAGCGTTTATTAAATAAAAAACCTCAAAACCAGCAGAATCAGCGAAACCAGAACCAAAATCAGAATCGCCAGAATCAGCAGAACCAGAATAATCAAGGCGAAAATCAAAATACTCAAAACGCTTCCCAAAACCAAAACAACTCTGGTAACCAGGAGCGTCCGAACAATAATCAGAATCGCAACCAAAATAATCCCGGAAATCAGGATCGCCAGAATAACAATCAGCGCAATCAGAACCAAAACCAGAATCGTCAGCAACATCAAAACCAGGCTCAGCAAGAGGAAAAAGTGGATGAGGAAGCTTACAACCTGGTGGGGATTGTTACGGCTGAAGGTGTACTGGAAGTGATCCAGGATGGCTACGGATTCCTGCGTTCTTCTGATTACAACTACCTTCCGTCTCCGGATGATGTGTATGTTTCTCAGAGCCAGATCAAGTTATTCGGTCTGAAAACCGGTGATACCGTACGAGGAACGATTCGCCCGCCAAGAGAAGGTGAGAAATTCTTCCCGCTTGTAAAAGTAGATTCCATTAACGGAAGAGATCCGGGTTATATCCGCGATCGCGTTCCTTTTGAATACCTCACTCCTTTATTCCCGGATGAAAAGTTCAAATTAACCGGTCACAAGGACGAATCCATGTCGACACGTGTAATGGACTTATTTGCTCCGATTGGAAAAGGACAGCGTGGAATGATCGTGGCTCAGCCTAAAACGGGTAAAACCATGTTGTTGAAAGATGTGGCGAATGCCATTGCAGCAAATCACCCGGAAGTATATTTGATCGTGTTATTGATCGACGAACGTCCGGAAGAGGTTACAGACATGGCTCGCAGCGTAAAAGCAGAAGTAGTTGCTTCCACGTTCGATGAGCCGGCTGACCGTCACGTAAAAGTTGCAAACATCGTATTGGAAAAAGCAAAACGCATGGTAGAATGCGGTCACGATGTAGTAATCCTATTGGATTCCATCACACGCTTGGCCCGTGCATACAATACCGTTTCTCCTGCTTCCGGGAAAGTACTTTCCGGTGGTGTGGACGCAAATGCATTACACAAACCAAAACGTTTCTTCGGAGCTGCGCGTAAGATCGAAAACGGTGGTTCCCTTTCCATTCTTGCAACTGCATTGACGGAAACAGGTTCTAAAATGGATGAAGTCATCTTCGAAGAATTTAAAGGAACCGGTAACATGGAACTTCAATTGGATCGTAAGATTTCCAACAGAAGAATTTACCCGGCAATCGACATTATTGCTTCCGGAACACGCCGCGAAGATTTGCTGGTAGGAAAAGACGTGCTTCAGAGAGTTTGGTTACTTCGCAAATTCATCGCAGACATGAACCCGGTAGAAGCTATGGAGTTCGTAAAAGGACACATGGACAATACCCGCTCCAACGAAGAGTTTTTAGTATCAATGAATTCATAA
- a CDS encoding DUF4199 domain-containing protein, translating into MRTSTKIALLFAGIWFLGKYCFFYFQVLQTPEKYPIQVMWNILCLLLAMSIGSIVEKRKENRSESTALGDIKSILGIGMIYTLVVGGLIYLYYAKIDPSYNENQIAVIQESMEKMVDNPEELKKFKAERPEFEAYSKEEILEKSAESIRPWYQASTTMTISLLGMLMLSVINALVLTVIYRRVLFRQPK; encoded by the coding sequence ATGCGCACATCAACAAAAATTGCCTTGCTATTTGCAGGTATCTGGTTTTTAGGAAAATATTGCTTCTTTTATTTCCAGGTACTTCAAACTCCGGAAAAATACCCGATCCAGGTCATGTGGAATATCCTTTGTTTGCTTCTTGCCATGTCTATCGGGAGTATCGTTGAAAAAAGAAAAGAAAACCGAAGTGAAAGCACGGCGCTCGGTGATATCAAATCCATTTTGGGTATCGGGATGATCTATACATTGGTTGTAGGTGGTTTGATTTACCTGTATTATGCGAAAATCGATCCTTCTTACAACGAGAACCAAATCGCCGTGATCCAGGAATCCATGGAGAAAATGGTCGACAACCCGGAAGAATTGAAAAAATTCAAAGCAGAACGGCCTGAATTTGAAGCTTATTCCAAAGAAGAAATCCTGGAGAAATCTGCAGAAAGTATCCGTCCGTGGTACCAGGCAAGTACTACCATGACCATTTCTCTTTTGGGAATGCTAATGCTTTCCGTAATCAATGCACTCGTCCTGACAGTCATTTATCGCCGGGTATTATTCCGGCAACCGAAATAA
- a CDS encoding Mur ligase family protein, producing MNVHFIAIGGSAMHNLAIALSRKGAQVTGSDDEIFEPSRTRLEKQGILPAAIGWFPEKITSELDAVILGMHAREDNPELLKAKELNIPIYSYPEYLYEQSKDQYRIVIGGSHGKTTITSMLLHVVNELGLNVDYMVGAQLEGYDCMVKLSEDAAFMILEGDEYLSSPIDRRPKFHLYKPDTALISGIAWDHINVFPTWENYVDQFRKFCEVIEPGGKLIYNVEDPTVKSLGEEFASKLETKPYQTPEYRITETGTILIHEGKEYELQVFGAHNLQNLVGAMRLAESMHIPNHDFLTAIKTFKGAGKRLQKVAEQGSFTMFKDFAHSPSKLKATTSAVKEQYPNRNVVACMELHTFSSLRKEFLPLYDGAMNAADEALVYFSPAVVAHKKLEPLTIEQVQTAFGGKVKVVNNTEDVLEFIRSKNWDNSVLLMMSSGNFDGIDYEKLGEELVE from the coding sequence ATGAATGTTCATTTTATTGCAATTGGAGGGAGCGCGATGCATAATTTAGCTATTGCTTTATCCCGGAAAGGAGCACAGGTAACCGGTTCCGATGATGAGATATTTGAACCTTCCCGGACGCGCTTGGAGAAACAGGGAATTTTACCGGCTGCAATTGGCTGGTTTCCTGAAAAGATTACTTCGGAACTGGATGCCGTTATCCTGGGAATGCATGCCCGTGAAGACAATCCGGAATTGTTGAAAGCAAAGGAACTGAATATTCCCATTTATTCTTACCCGGAATACCTCTACGAGCAGAGTAAAGACCAGTACCGCATAGTCATCGGTGGGAGCCATGGTAAAACAACCATTACCTCTATGTTGCTTCACGTGGTGAATGAATTGGGACTGAATGTGGATTACATGGTGGGCGCGCAACTGGAAGGCTACGATTGCATGGTCAAGCTTTCCGAAGATGCTGCATTTATGATCCTTGAAGGTGACGAGTATTTGAGTTCTCCGATTGACAGAAGGCCAAAGTTTCATTTATATAAGCCGGATACTGCTTTAATCAGTGGCATTGCCTGGGATCATATCAATGTATTCCCGACCTGGGAGAATTATGTGGACCAGTTCCGTAAATTCTGTGAAGTGATCGAACCGGGAGGAAAATTGATCTACAATGTTGAAGATCCGACAGTGAAAAGCCTGGGAGAAGAGTTTGCATCTAAACTGGAAACGAAACCTTACCAAACTCCGGAATACCGGATAACGGAAACCGGAACCATCCTGATCCATGAAGGGAAAGAATATGAATTACAGGTTTTCGGAGCTCACAACCTGCAAAACCTCGTCGGAGCCATGCGTTTGGCAGAATCGATGCATATTCCCAATCACGATTTCCTGACAGCTATCAAAACATTCAAAGGAGCAGGAAAGAGGCTTCAAAAAGTTGCAGAACAAGGATCTTTTACGATGTTTAAGGATTTTGCGCATTCACCTTCTAAATTGAAAGCGACCACTTCTGCCGTGAAAGAACAATATCCGAACCGGAATGTAGTTGCGTGTATGGAGTTGCATACTTTTTCATCGTTGAGAAAAGAGTTTTTACCCTTATACGACGGAGCAATGAATGCAGCGGACGAAGCTCTGGTGTATTTTAGTCCGGCGGTAGTTGCACACAAGAAGCTGGAGCCTTTGACAATCGAACAGGTTCAGACGGCTTTCGGCGGAAAAGTAAAGGTCGTAAATAACACGGAAGATGTACTGGAATTTATCCGCTCAAAGAATTGGGATAACTCGGTTTTACTGATGATGTCGTCGGGGAATTTTGACGGGATCGATTATGAGAAATTGGGAGAGGAGTTGGTTGAGTAG
- a CDS encoding T6SS immunity protein Tdi1 domain-containing protein, giving the protein MLENFKSYYQPGSDCVPASEETIRKYENKVPGSLIEIWKTSGFGKYNDGLIEFVNPADFEDSLWTWLGREVPNYVPFAISAFGELFYYRRLTEVDEDVCIIDIQYREIKTLIWSMNGFFEDLLLDEEDRNVWLRESLFREAFKQQGELKKHEVFTFVPILAFGGAEEIEYLQKGNAQVYQDLVFQMTS; this is encoded by the coding sequence ATGCTTGAAAATTTCAAATCCTATTACCAACCCGGTTCAGACTGCGTTCCAGCATCGGAAGAAACGATCCGGAAATACGAAAACAAAGTTCCTGGATCACTGATTGAGATTTGGAAAACGAGCGGATTCGGGAAATACAACGACGGGCTGATTGAGTTTGTGAATCCGGCAGATTTTGAAGACAGTTTGTGGACCTGGCTCGGAAGAGAAGTTCCCAATTATGTTCCTTTTGCAATCAGCGCATTCGGAGAATTGTTCTATTACCGAAGACTGACGGAAGTAGATGAAGATGTCTGCATCATTGATATTCAGTACCGCGAAATCAAAACCCTCATCTGGAGCATGAATGGCTTTTTCGAAGATCTTTTACTAGACGAAGAAGACCGCAATGTTTGGTTGCGCGAAAGCTTGTTCAGGGAAGCATTCAAACAACAGGGGGAATTAAAAAAACACGAAGTATTTACCTTTGTTCCTATTCTTGCATTTGGAGGCGCGGAAGAAATCGAATACCTGCAAAAGGGAAATGCGCAGGTTTACCAGGATCTGGTATTTCAAATGACTAGCTAA
- a CDS encoding FAD-dependent oxidoreductase has product MIQFKQLSFWEKVTLLENIDFLVVGSGIVGSACALELRRQHPDAKIVILERSYLPLGASTKNAGFACFGSVTELLDDLENVPEERVWNTVKLRYDGLERLLQRFSATDIHYENCGSYDLITDEEDLAIYHPKLAYLNQQIEFITGKKDCYSFEKNVNEKFGFSGFEGGYFNRLEGAIDTGKLLLATQKDLAKNGIIVLNGIEVTQIHADDHEAVIETNYGEIRSKKVAVTINGFAKKLLPGLLVEPARAQVLVTSEIKGLRAKGTFHLDKGYYYFRNVGNRVLFGGGRNLDFKAENTFDLNQTALIQQALEKLLREQIIPNAEFSIDYRWSGTMGVGTEKGPILEKIKPNIAVGVRLGGMGVAIGSLIGERLALLLHD; this is encoded by the coding sequence ATGATTCAATTTAAACAACTCAGTTTCTGGGAAAAAGTTACGCTTTTGGAAAATATTGATTTCCTGGTAGTTGGAAGCGGAATTGTTGGCTCGGCATGCGCATTGGAATTGAGAAGGCAACATCCGGATGCAAAAATCGTGATTTTGGAACGCAGTTATCTGCCGCTCGGGGCCAGTACAAAGAATGCCGGATTCGCTTGTTTCGGCAGCGTTACGGAACTATTGGACGACCTGGAAAACGTGCCGGAAGAACGTGTTTGGAACACCGTAAAACTGCGCTACGATGGTTTGGAACGGTTGCTGCAACGCTTCTCTGCCACGGATATTCATTACGAAAATTGCGGTTCTTACGATCTGATCACGGACGAAGAAGATTTAGCCATCTACCATCCGAAACTGGCATACCTGAACCAACAGATTGAGTTCATAACCGGTAAAAAGGATTGCTACTCTTTTGAGAAAAACGTAAATGAGAAGTTTGGTTTCAGCGGGTTTGAAGGCGGTTATTTCAATCGACTGGAAGGCGCTATCGACACCGGGAAATTGCTTTTAGCCACCCAAAAAGACCTGGCGAAAAATGGAATCATCGTTCTGAATGGAATTGAAGTAACCCAAATACATGCCGACGATCATGAAGCGGTCATAGAAACAAATTACGGAGAAATACGGTCGAAAAAGGTAGCTGTTACCATCAATGGATTTGCTAAAAAACTCTTACCGGGTTTACTTGTAGAACCGGCAAGAGCACAGGTTTTGGTCACTTCGGAAATCAAAGGGCTCCGAGCCAAAGGAACCTTTCACCTGGACAAAGGCTATTACTACTTCCGGAATGTCGGGAACCGGGTTTTATTCGGCGGTGGAAGGAACCTGGATTTTAAAGCTGAAAACACCTTTGATCTCAACCAAACAGCACTCATTCAGCAGGCTTTGGAGAAATTGCTGCGCGAACAAATCATTCCAAACGCAGAGTTCTCGATCGATTACCGCTGGTCCGGAACCATGGGAGTCGGAACTGAAAAAGGCCCGATCCTGGAAAAAATCAAACCGAACATTGCCGTTGGAGTACGTCTCGGAGGAATGGGTGTCGCAATCGGCTCATTAATAGGTGAAAGGCTTGCGTTGCTTCTGCATGATTAA
- the efp gene encoding elongation factor P — protein sequence MATTADIRNGLCIKFNDKISQIIEFQHVKPGKGPAFVRTKMRIIETGKVIDNTFSAGHKIEIVRVENREYQYLYQEDQDFIFMNNETFEQVTIPAKMIEKPAFLMEGMVCNILYDANDEVPLVVELPMYLISEVTYTEPGVKGDTATNSMKAATIATGAEVKVPLFIDMGEVIKIDTRTGVYVERVKN from the coding sequence ATGGCAACTACCGCAGATATTCGAAACGGGTTATGTATCAAGTTCAATGACAAGATCAGCCAGATCATTGAATTCCAACACGTAAAACCAGGAAAAGGTCCTGCTTTCGTACGTACTAAAATGCGTATTATCGAAACAGGGAAAGTAATTGACAACACCTTTTCTGCAGGTCACAAAATTGAGATCGTTCGTGTGGAGAACCGCGAATACCAATACTTGTACCAGGAAGATCAGGATTTCATTTTCATGAACAACGAAACATTCGAGCAAGTGACTATTCCTGCAAAGATGATCGAAAAACCTGCATTCTTAATGGAAGGAATGGTTTGTAATATTTTATACGATGCAAACGACGAAGTTCCTTTGGTAGTTGAATTACCGATGTACCTGATTTCCGAAGTAACTTACACGGAGCCGGGAGTGAAGGGCGATACAGCTACAAACTCTATGAAAGCTGCAACTATTGCAACAGGTGCTGAAGTGAAAGTTCCTTTGTTCATCGACATGGGAGAAGTCATTAAAATCGACACAAGAACAGGTGTTTACGTAGAGCGCGTGAAGAACTGA
- a CDS encoding twin-arginine translocase TatA/TatE family subunit, which yields MTVLPLFLSDVGGSEIVLILLVILMFFGSKSIPGIARTMGKTMHQIRQASQDVQNEIKKSAGDVKTDFDLQKMVRETTDIIEKPLLEESVKMDQIIQTPTQFSKPFGAMPNPSSTPVTDTDVKPTLDQPVAEPNKDLAQE from the coding sequence ATGACAGTTTTACCCTTATTTCTAAGTGATGTCGGCGGTTCTGAGATCGTCTTGATCTTACTGGTTATATTGATGTTTTTTGGTTCAAAGAGCATCCCGGGAATCGCCCGTACCATGGGGAAAACAATGCATCAGATCAGACAAGCTTCACAAGATGTTCAAAACGAGATTAAAAAATCGGCAGGAGATGTGAAGACGGATTTCGATTTGCAGAAAATGGTCCGTGAAACGACCGATATCATTGAAAAACCGCTTTTGGAAGAATCGGTAAAAATGGATCAGATTATCCAAACTCCGACTCAATTCTCCAAACCTTTCGGTGCAATGCCGAATCCTTCATCGACCCCGGTCACAGATACGGATGTAAAGCCAACACTGGACCAGCCGGTTGCGGAACCCAATAAAGATTTAGCACAGGAATAA
- a CDS encoding alpha/beta hydrolase: MEKIIRSGTKEINIQWINSNLLNGPKPVLVFLHEALGSIIQWKSFPAELCHALNLPGIVIERSGHGKSSDLAGERDIRYLHNYADETQDVLKEILNPDQKIILVGHSDGGSIALILASRQLKNLLAVVTMAAHTFVEEETLAGIHPAIEAFESGKLDGLYRIHGEKTKELFYAWANTWLNPEFRNWGIREEIQSFNIPVLAMQGTNDQYGTEEQVNSIVLDKINRKGIMVPNCGHHPHLEKKDLIIREIENGFNQLRMTNS, from the coding sequence ATGGAAAAAATCATTCGATCAGGCACCAAAGAAATCAACATTCAATGGATCAATTCAAATCTTTTGAACGGACCAAAACCGGTTCTGGTATTTCTTCACGAAGCCCTGGGAAGCATTATCCAGTGGAAAAGTTTCCCGGCAGAATTATGCCACGCGCTCAACCTTCCGGGAATTGTTATTGAACGGAGCGGACACGGAAAATCAAGCGATTTGGCCGGTGAGCGCGATATCCGTTACCTGCACAATTATGCGGATGAAACGCAGGACGTCCTGAAAGAAATCCTGAACCCGGACCAAAAAATCATCCTGGTCGGTCACAGCGACGGTGGAAGTATTGCCCTGATCCTCGCTTCACGACAACTGAAAAACCTGTTGGCTGTTGTAACAATGGCTGCGCATACTTTTGTAGAAGAAGAAACCCTGGCTGGAATCCATCCCGCAATCGAAGCGTTTGAATCCGGTAAGCTGGACGGTTTGTACCGCATTCACGGAGAAAAGACCAAAGAATTGTTTTATGCCTGGGCAAACACGTGGCTAAATCCGGAATTCAGAAACTGGGGCATCCGGGAAGAAATCCAATCGTTCAACATTCCCGTTTTAGCCATGCAGGGAACAAACGATCAATACGGAACAGAAGAACAGGTAAATTCTATTGTCCTGGACAAGATAAACCGGAAGGGAATAATGGTTCCGAATTGCGGCCATCATCCGCACCTGGAAAAGAAAGACCTGATCATCCGGGAAATTGAAAACGGGTTTAACCAATTGCGAATGACGAATTCTTAA
- a CDS encoding cation:dicarboxylase symporter family transporter gives MKNKKIIALLLALAVFYAVLVLVRIFNHEVDPVGLLILGTLVGAFTGGAIAGWYLFRTNRNLIYYLALYLVVAGLLYVERMVGSNLAFGAFLLKIVLMGGLIAYSMRSKKLSLWIFSSMIIGVSFGLDFPEASLEMKRFGDIFLRLIKTLVAPLLFSTLVVGIAGHGNLKQVGRIGLKSIIYFEIVTTFALFLGLAAINLSQAGKGVQQVEVSEKMKEKSADLLAQLEKPKDHLVDIFPENFAKSIVENQVLQIVVFSLIFAIALSLVHNLKHKETMLNWMESLSEVMFKFTDLVMYVAPLAVFGSIAYTVANSGTEVLGNLMKLVATLYVTLIIFVLVVLLPIALFAKVPIRNFLKAVTEPISIAFATASSEAALPKALENMERFGVPKKIVGFVIPTGYSFNLDGTTLYLSMATVFVAQMSGVDLTIGQQIAICLTLMLTSKGVAGVRGASFVILTTTLMDYKHLGISVEKAGIILGIDALMDMARTSVNVLGNCLASAVIARSEGELSVIKNDE, from the coding sequence ATGAAAAATAAAAAAATCATTGCTCTGCTTCTTGCCCTGGCTGTTTTTTACGCCGTTTTGGTATTGGTGAGAATCTTTAACCATGAAGTAGATCCTGTAGGATTATTGATCCTTGGAACTTTGGTAGGGGCTTTTACCGGTGGTGCAATTGCAGGATGGTATTTGTTCAGAACCAACCGGAATTTAATCTACTACCTGGCTCTATACCTTGTTGTTGCCGGTTTGCTCTACGTGGAGCGGATGGTTGGAAGTAATCTCGCATTCGGCGCATTTCTGTTGAAAATCGTATTGATGGGAGGCTTGATTGCATATTCCATGCGGAGCAAGAAATTATCCCTTTGGATCTTCTCGTCTATGATAATAGGCGTTTCGTTCGGGTTGGATTTCCCGGAAGCATCGCTGGAAATGAAGCGTTTCGGAGATATTTTCCTGCGTTTGATCAAAACGCTGGTAGCTCCATTGTTGTTTTCCACACTGGTTGTAGGTATTGCAGGACACGGAAACCTGAAGCAGGTTGGGCGTATCGGTTTGAAGAGTATTATTTATTTTGAGATCGTAACCACTTTTGCGCTTTTCCTCGGATTGGCGGCAATCAATCTTTCCCAGGCAGGAAAAGGAGTACAGCAGGTAGAAGTTTCCGAGAAAATGAAGGAAAAATCTGCGGACCTGCTTGCGCAATTGGAAAAACCAAAAGATCACCTGGTGGATATTTTTCCGGAGAACTTTGCGAAATCCATTGTAGAGAACCAGGTATTACAGATCGTAGTATTCTCCCTGATTTTTGCAATTGCCCTGAGTTTGGTTCATAACCTGAAGCACAAGGAAACGATGCTCAACTGGATGGAGAGTTTATCGGAAGTGATGTTCAAGTTTACGGACCTGGTAATGTATGTCGCGCCACTGGCTGTTTTCGGCTCCATTGCATATACCGTAGCTAATTCCGGAACGGAAGTTCTGGGGAACCTCATGAAGCTGGTTGCCACTTTATATGTAACGCTGATCATTTTTGTCCTGGTGGTATTGCTTCCGATAGCTTTGTTTGCAAAAGTTCCAATCCGCAATTTTTTGAAAGCTGTAACAGAACCGATTTCCATCGCGTTTGCAACTGCCAGTAGTGAGGCTGCTTTGCCGAAGGCACTGGAAAATATGGAGCGATTCGGCGTACCGAAAAAGATCGTTGGATTTGTTATTCCGACGGGGTATTCTTTCAACCTCGACGGAACAACTTTGTATTTATCCATGGCAACGGTTTTTGTGGCCCAAATGAGCGGAGTGGATTTAACAATCGGCCAGCAGATCGCTATTTGTTTAACGCTGATGCTTACCAGTAAAGGTGTAGCAGGAGTGAGGGGAGCTTCTTTCGTGATCCTGACAACTACTTTAATGGATTACAAGCATTTGGGAATCAGCGTGGAAAAAGCCGGAATCATTCTGGGAATCGACGCACTGATGGATATGGCGCGAACTTCTGTGAATGTATTGGGGAATTGCCTGGCATCTGCTGTCATAGCACGAAGTGAAGGTGAACTTTCTGTTATAAAAAACGACGAATAA